One genomic segment of Microbacterium maritypicum includes these proteins:
- a CDS encoding carbohydrate ABC transporter permease — MRRSRDVGESIIRPHLSIPGRVLLLLLALFGLLPVYWLTATAFTKKEDVFSLDRPFFPVDPTFENFIGFFQNDLLLKNLLNSIIVSTGTALLAVLVGGLMAYSLSKFRYRGRNAIMFMFLIGQLIPGALLLISLYLMLSSAGLLYTYTALIISFTTFTLPLAVFLLKGIIDALPDDILEAAKVDGLSRTGTMFRIVFPLVVPGLITAGMFAFMRGWSDLLFALTLAGPDKQTLPAGLTQAFIREGTADWPALMAASLITSLPLVLIFILLQRYFVSGLAAGAVKG; from the coding sequence ATGCGCCGTAGTCGCGACGTGGGGGAGTCGATCATCCGCCCCCACCTGTCCATCCCGGGGCGCGTCCTGCTCCTCCTGCTGGCCCTGTTCGGCCTGCTGCCGGTGTACTGGCTCACGGCCACCGCCTTCACGAAGAAGGAGGACGTCTTCTCCCTCGACCGTCCGTTCTTCCCGGTCGACCCGACGTTCGAGAACTTCATCGGCTTCTTCCAGAACGACCTGCTGCTGAAGAACCTGCTCAACAGCATCATCGTCTCCACCGGCACGGCCCTGCTCGCGGTCCTGGTCGGCGGGCTGATGGCCTACTCGCTGTCGAAGTTCCGCTATCGCGGGCGCAACGCCATCATGTTCATGTTCCTGATCGGCCAGCTGATCCCGGGTGCACTGCTGCTCATCTCGCTGTACCTGATGCTGAGCTCGGCCGGTCTGCTGTACACCTACACGGCGCTGATCATCTCGTTCACGACCTTCACGCTGCCGCTCGCGGTGTTCCTGCTGAAGGGCATCATCGACGCCCTTCCCGACGACATCCTCGAGGCGGCCAAGGTCGACGGGCTCTCGCGCACGGGGACGATGTTCCGCATCGTGTTCCCGCTCGTGGTCCCCGGCCTCATCACCGCCGGCATGTTCGCCTTCATGCGCGGGTGGAGCGATCTGCTCTTCGCGCTCACGCTCGCCGGCCCCGACAAGCAGACGCTGCCCGCCGGTCTCACCCAGGCGTTCATCCGCGAGGGCACCGCCGACTGGCCGGCGCTCATGGCGGCGTCCCTCATCACCTCCCTGCCGCTCGTCCTCATCTTCATCCTCCTGCAGCGCTACTTCGTGTCCGGCCTCGCCGCCGGAGCGGTCAAGGGCTAG
- a CDS encoding ABC transporter substrate-binding protein yields the protein MNISNSQLSRRAFLGGGTVLAAFGALALAGCATPAAPGTGAGATAAGATKAKTINFYGNSLGEEALKSAWQGILDGFSKQEGVKVAPVIYPYDQAATQLALTGRSGNLMGVGQSGGWQVLTPMNVLADLSDLAKGLGIPQGVLDSYTMDGKLLVLPLTAAGIGIITNGEIAKSVGITSGMTVEQFATALEKIKKQDSSLIPYAAVTKNPDLKDAVPWMWGFGSDVVTDDLKCTLGDAESVKAVTWYKSLQDAGLTQTNVARSDARILFASGRAALYDDAPLASTFVKTNGAAQNIIDNIGAISRPTAGGKDSYNRAWGSGVFATAGEGELTSRDFILYAATNVEAATALYENSAVAPAAKSVADKIPALAADKFQGAFRTEVSEHARGAAWDRVAVTAQIDAAIGAGVATILAGQVEAQAGLNALKKEVQGLLDANA from the coding sequence ATGAACATCTCGAACTCGCAGCTGAGCCGCCGAGCCTTCCTCGGAGGCGGAACCGTCCTGGCCGCGTTCGGCGCTCTCGCGCTCGCCGGCTGCGCGACGCCCGCCGCACCCGGCACCGGCGCCGGGGCCACGGCCGCCGGAGCCACGAAGGCCAAGACCATCAACTTCTACGGCAACTCGCTCGGCGAGGAAGCCCTGAAGTCGGCGTGGCAGGGCATCCTCGACGGCTTCTCGAAGCAGGAGGGCGTCAAGGTCGCCCCGGTCATCTACCCGTATGATCAGGCCGCCACGCAGCTGGCCCTGACCGGACGCTCCGGCAACCTCATGGGCGTCGGGCAGTCGGGCGGCTGGCAGGTGCTGACCCCGATGAACGTGCTCGCCGACCTCTCCGACCTCGCGAAGGGGCTGGGCATCCCGCAGGGCGTGCTCGACTCGTACACGATGGACGGCAAGCTGCTCGTGCTGCCGCTGACGGCCGCAGGCATCGGCATCATCACGAACGGCGAGATCGCCAAGAGCGTCGGCATCACCTCGGGCATGACCGTGGAGCAGTTCGCCACGGCGCTCGAGAAGATCAAGAAGCAGGACTCCTCGCTGATCCCGTACGCCGCTGTCACCAAGAACCCCGACCTGAAGGACGCCGTCCCGTGGATGTGGGGCTTCGGCAGCGATGTCGTCACCGACGACCTGAAGTGCACCCTGGGAGACGCCGAGAGCGTCAAGGCGGTCACTTGGTACAAGTCGCTTCAGGACGCCGGTCTGACGCAGACGAACGTGGCGCGCAGCGATGCCCGCATCCTGTTCGCGAGCGGGCGGGCGGCCCTGTACGACGACGCCCCGCTCGCGTCGACCTTCGTCAAGACGAACGGCGCCGCCCAGAACATCATCGACAACATCGGCGCCATCTCGCGTCCGACCGCCGGTGGCAAGGACTCGTACAACCGGGCCTGGGGCAGCGGTGTCTTCGCGACGGCGGGCGAGGGAGAGCTCACGAGCCGTGACTTCATCCTCTACGCGGCGACGAACGTCGAGGCCGCGACCGCGCTCTACGAGAACTCCGCCGTGGCGCCGGCCGCCAAGAGCGTGGCCGACAAGATCCCGGCTCTCGCCGCCGACAAGTTCCAGGGCGCGTTCCGCACCGAGGTCTCCGAGCACGCGCGCGGCGCCGCGTGGGATCGTGTCGCCGTGACCGCCCAGATCGATGCGGCCATCGGCGCGGGGGTCGCGACGATCCTCGCGGGTCAGGTCGAGGCGCAGGCCGGTCTCAACGCGCTGAAGAAGGAAGTGCAGGGGCTCCTCGACGCCAACGCCTGA
- a CDS encoding SDR family NAD(P)-dependent oxidoreductase — MSGRGVLLIGGSSDIGLAIARAFVDGGDAVVGVGLDHSDDPVFARYLVADCSRPEAADRAVADAEQALGRLDVIVLAAGRMPIARAEDTSDEDWRGALGATLDSAFFVARAALPRLSAGSSIVAVTSVNSSLAAPALPAYAAAKAGVDGLIRQLALDNGPRGIRVNAVQPGSISAADTGESEGYPLGRIGRPEEVASVVAFLASDAASFVTGTSIAVDGGLSISSPAAWLKPVLRERWL; from the coding sequence GTGAGCGGCCGCGGTGTTCTGCTGATCGGCGGCAGCTCCGACATCGGCCTCGCGATCGCCCGCGCCTTCGTCGACGGCGGAGACGCCGTCGTCGGAGTGGGGCTCGATCACTCCGACGATCCCGTCTTCGCGCGGTACCTCGTCGCCGACTGCAGCAGACCCGAGGCCGCCGACCGTGCCGTCGCGGATGCGGAGCAGGCGCTGGGCCGACTCGACGTCATCGTTCTCGCAGCCGGGCGCATGCCGATCGCCCGCGCGGAGGACACCAGCGACGAGGACTGGCGCGGCGCGCTGGGCGCCACACTCGACTCCGCGTTCTTCGTGGCGCGAGCGGCCCTTCCCCGGCTCTCCGCGGGATCGTCGATCGTCGCGGTGACGTCGGTCAACTCGTCGCTCGCCGCACCCGCCCTCCCCGCGTACGCGGCCGCCAAGGCGGGCGTCGACGGCCTCATCCGGCAGCTCGCCCTCGACAACGGCCCCCGCGGCATCCGCGTGAACGCCGTGCAACCGGGAAGCATCTCGGCCGCCGACACGGGCGAGAGCGAGGGATACCCGCTCGGACGCATCGGCCGCCCGGAGGAGGTGGCGTCGGTGGTGGCGTTCCTCGCCTCCGACGCCGCCTCCTTCGTCACCGGCACCTCCATCGCCGTCGACGGGGGGCTGTCGATCTCGTCCCCCGCGGCCTGGCTGAAGCCGGTGCTGCGGGAACGCTGGCTCTGA
- a CDS encoding dihydrodipicolinate synthase family protein has product MAPTLHGLMPILATPFDESGALDRQGLRRLVEFQLASGVDGVAVFGMASEGFALTTEERRTILDDVVRVVDGRVPVVAGVNGTSTATSIEQALLAEEGGADALMVLPPFMVKPPAGTLVDFYGDVADATSLSVMVQDAPGVTGVVMAPALIAEIARLDGVDSVKVEAPPTAPKVGAVVSAIDDPAFTVLGGQNAQFCLEEYARGAVGTMPACEFPDLLGPVLAQFLEGRVDEARAEFRRMLPLVLIGLQGGIAWAVHKEVLVARGVIDHATVRYPASRLDAGSRASVKLVIDELALPPIPATVRV; this is encoded by the coding sequence ATGGCTCCGACACTCCACGGCTTGATGCCCATCCTGGCAACACCTTTCGACGAGTCGGGCGCCCTCGACCGTCAGGGCCTGCGCCGGCTGGTCGAGTTCCAGCTCGCGTCCGGCGTCGACGGCGTCGCCGTCTTCGGCATGGCGAGCGAGGGCTTCGCCCTCACGACCGAGGAGCGACGCACGATCCTGGACGATGTCGTCCGGGTGGTGGACGGCCGGGTCCCCGTGGTCGCCGGCGTCAACGGCACCTCCACGGCCACCTCGATCGAGCAGGCGCTGCTCGCGGAAGAGGGGGGCGCTGACGCCCTCATGGTGCTTCCACCGTTCATGGTGAAGCCTCCGGCCGGCACACTCGTCGACTTCTACGGGGACGTCGCCGACGCCACCTCGCTCTCCGTCATGGTGCAGGATGCCCCCGGTGTCACCGGTGTGGTGATGGCACCGGCGCTGATCGCCGAGATCGCCCGCCTCGACGGCGTCGACTCCGTCAAGGTGGAAGCTCCCCCGACCGCCCCCAAGGTCGGCGCGGTCGTCTCGGCCATCGACGATCCCGCCTTCACCGTGCTCGGCGGGCAGAACGCCCAGTTCTGCCTCGAGGAATACGCCAGGGGCGCCGTCGGCACGATGCCCGCGTGTGAGTTCCCCGACCTCCTCGGCCCCGTGCTCGCCCAGTTCCTCGAGGGGCGCGTCGACGAGGCTCGCGCCGAGTTCCGACGTATGCTCCCTCTCGTGCTCATCGGTCTGCAGGGCGGCATCGCGTGGGCGGTGCACAAGGAGGTCCTCGTCGCGCGTGGCGTGATCGACCATGCGACCGTGCGCTACCCGGCCTCGCGCCTGGACGCCGGCAGCCGCGCCTCGGTGAAGCTCGTGATCGACGAGCTCGCCCTTCCGCCGATCCCGGCCACGGTGCGGGTGTGA
- a CDS encoding SMP-30/gluconolactonase/LRE family protein: MPHTQTSRRVEILSDARYVQAESPRWDGRDGSLAWIDMATGSLHRGRIEDGRVVPETAVVVGAQIGAPIPLAQPGAGWLVGVDRRVVHVGDDGVVSPLTGDIAGVGDYMNDGGGDPSGRFWVGSQSMPRDPHCTLWSIGPDGEPTARLDGVTVSNGLAFDRSGSTLYYIDTLPHRSIEAFDVAPDGELSNRRTLCRVEGGNPDGMAIDLDGMLWVAVWDASEVRRYSPAGELVETISLPAKRPTAVALVDRLLVITTASIGLSDPTDADGALLGVRVDVGGAPAFPWGGGAPIVASAGSVEEVAS, encoded by the coding sequence ATGCCGCACACCCAGACCTCCCGACGCGTCGAGATCCTCTCCGACGCCCGCTACGTCCAGGCCGAATCGCCGCGCTGGGACGGTCGGGACGGGAGCCTCGCCTGGATCGACATGGCGACCGGTTCGCTGCATCGCGGCCGCATCGAAGACGGACGGGTGGTTCCCGAGACCGCGGTCGTCGTCGGCGCGCAGATCGGCGCCCCGATCCCGCTCGCCCAGCCGGGGGCGGGCTGGCTCGTCGGCGTCGACCGCCGCGTGGTGCATGTCGGTGACGACGGCGTCGTCTCTCCCCTCACGGGCGACATCGCCGGGGTGGGCGACTACATGAACGACGGCGGCGGTGATCCGTCCGGGCGGTTCTGGGTGGGCAGTCAGTCGATGCCCCGCGATCCCCACTGCACACTGTGGAGCATCGGTCCCGACGGCGAGCCGACCGCCCGCCTCGACGGGGTTACCGTGTCGAACGGACTCGCCTTCGACCGCAGCGGCTCGACGCTGTACTACATCGACACGCTCCCGCACCGCAGCATCGAGGCCTTCGACGTGGCGCCCGACGGGGAGCTCTCGAACCGCCGCACCCTGTGCCGGGTCGAGGGCGGCAACCCCGACGGCATGGCCATCGATCTCGACGGCATGCTCTGGGTCGCTGTCTGGGACGCCTCCGAGGTGCGCCGCTACTCACCCGCGGGTGAGCTCGTCGAGACGATCAGCCTTCCGGCGAAGCGGCCCACCGCGGTGGCGCTCGTCGACCGGCTGCTCGTGATCACGACGGCGAGCATCGGGCTCTCCGACCCCACGGACGCCGACGGCGCCCTGCTCGGCGTGCGGGTCGACGTCGGCGGCGCACCCGCCTTCCCCTGGGGCGGCGGGGCGCCGATCGTGGCATCTGCCGGCTCCGTGGAGGAGGTGGCATCGTGA
- a CDS encoding bifunctional 4-hydroxy-2-oxoglutarate aldolase/2-dehydro-3-deoxy-phosphogluconate aldolase produces the protein MSTVDNAELQERLRSTRLVAILRGTDVDATVAAARTLLQVGVLTLEIALTLQDAEEAIAQIVQDAPATALVGAGTVLDEADVERAVSAGAQFMVTPTLSASVPYAVSQGIGVLAGVYTPTEIQRGHDLGSAAVKLFPASALGSGFIRAVRDPFPQARIIPVGGVRVDTVAEYLAAGAFGIGVGGPLVGDATAPGGDLEALAVRAGAFVQACAVDDPRLP, from the coding sequence GTGAGCACCGTCGACAACGCCGAGCTGCAGGAGCGGCTGCGCAGCACCCGGCTCGTCGCGATCCTGCGGGGGACGGATGTCGACGCCACGGTCGCCGCGGCGCGGACGCTGCTGCAGGTGGGTGTGCTCACCCTCGAGATCGCCCTCACCCTGCAGGACGCGGAAGAGGCGATCGCGCAGATCGTGCAGGACGCCCCGGCGACGGCGCTGGTCGGTGCCGGCACGGTGCTCGACGAGGCCGATGTCGAACGAGCGGTCTCCGCCGGTGCGCAGTTCATGGTCACGCCCACCCTCAGCGCCTCCGTCCCCTATGCGGTCAGCCAGGGCATCGGTGTGCTGGCGGGCGTCTACACACCCACCGAGATCCAGCGGGGCCACGACCTCGGAAGCGCGGCGGTCAAGCTGTTCCCCGCGTCGGCGCTCGGCTCCGGCTTCATCCGTGCCGTGCGCGATCCCTTCCCGCAGGCGCGGATCATCCCGGTGGGGGGCGTGCGCGTCGACACGGTAGCCGAGTATCTCGCGGCGGGTGCTTTCGGCATCGGGGTGGGCGGGCCGCTCGTCGGAGACGCCACGGCTCCCGGCGGCGACCTCGAGGCGCTCGCGGTTCGCGCCGGCGCGTTCGTCCAGGCATGCGCTGTGGATGATCCGCGCCTTCCATAG
- a CDS encoding ABC transporter permease → MYGMYLRRELAGRKKQTMIVAIGLAIAIALVIVVNALTAGVRDAQAQALASVYGVGTDLTVTGATTEPGQGEGPRFDFDAGAGESDGETTTLAQSMLRTDFLRGTLDSSVLDTVADTDGVAAASGALSLTNSTFSGEMPSGGFAQQDGEQPAAPEAGQAPPDAGQGGGASFGVDSFSVLGIDPAETTVGPLASAEVTDGRGFDAADDEALVALVDRTYAATNELSVGSTIDVAGSDVEIVGILGSTSDSADTAVNVYLPLSTAQTLAGVDDVISTVYVQADSAASIDAVQAALADELPDATVTSQSELASTVSGSLSSATALITNLGTWLSIIVLVVAVVLSVLLTLSGVGRRTREFGTLKAIGWSNGRVVRQVAGESMVQGLIGGAVGLVLGIAGIVLINVLRPTVAASSAGQGAGPGGMGPGPTGGGGGMLQTPAADVVLQAPFTPWVLVAAVGLAVLGGLVAGAFGGWRAARLSPAEALRSVA, encoded by the coding sequence ATGTACGGAATGTATCTGCGGCGCGAACTGGCCGGCCGCAAGAAGCAGACGATGATCGTCGCGATCGGACTGGCGATCGCAATCGCTCTCGTGATCGTGGTCAACGCCCTCACCGCGGGAGTGCGGGACGCACAGGCGCAGGCCCTCGCCTCCGTCTACGGTGTCGGCACCGACCTCACCGTGACCGGCGCGACCACGGAGCCGGGCCAGGGCGAGGGGCCGCGCTTCGATTTCGATGCGGGCGCCGGGGAGAGCGACGGCGAGACGACCACGCTCGCGCAGTCGATGCTGCGGACCGACTTCCTGCGCGGCACTCTCGACTCCTCGGTGCTCGACACCGTCGCCGACACGGACGGCGTCGCTGCCGCTTCCGGGGCACTGAGTCTGACGAACTCCACCTTCTCCGGAGAGATGCCCAGCGGCGGTTTCGCACAGCAGGACGGCGAGCAGCCGGCCGCGCCCGAGGCCGGACAGGCACCGCCGGACGCCGGGCAGGGCGGCGGAGCATCCTTCGGCGTCGATTCCTTCTCGGTGCTCGGGATCGACCCCGCCGAGACCACGGTGGGCCCGCTCGCCTCCGCCGAGGTGACGGACGGTCGCGGCTTCGACGCCGCTGACGATGAGGCGCTCGTCGCGCTCGTCGACCGCACCTATGCCGCCACGAACGAGCTCTCGGTGGGGAGCACCATCGACGTGGCCGGCTCCGATGTCGAGATCGTCGGCATCCTCGGCTCGACCTCGGACAGCGCGGACACGGCGGTGAACGTGTACCTGCCGCTGAGCACCGCGCAGACGCTCGCCGGTGTCGACGACGTCATCTCCACCGTCTACGTGCAGGCGGACTCTGCCGCCTCGATCGATGCCGTGCAGGCGGCGCTGGCAGATGAACTCCCCGACGCGACCGTCACGTCACAGTCCGAGCTCGCCTCGACCGTCTCCGGCTCGCTCTCCAGCGCGACCGCATTGATCACGAACCTCGGTACGTGGCTCTCGATCATCGTGCTCGTCGTCGCCGTGGTGCTCTCGGTGCTGCTCACGCTGTCGGGCGTGGGGCGTCGCACCAGGGAGTTCGGCACCCTCAAGGCGATCGGATGGTCGAACGGTCGCGTCGTGCGGCAGGTCGCAGGCGAATCGATGGTGCAGGGGCTGATCGGGGGCGCCGTCGGGCTCGTCCTCGGCATCGCCGGGATCGTGCTGATCAACGTCCTCAGGCCCACGGTCGCCGCGAGCAGCGCGGGTCAGGGCGCGGGCCCCGGAGGCATGGGCCCCGGTCCCACCGGCGGTGGGGGCGGGATGCTCCAGACTCCCGCCGCCGACGTCGTCCTCCAGGCCCCCTTCACGCCGTGGGTGCTGGTGGCGGCCGTCGGTCTCGCGGTGCTCGGCGGCCTCGTCGCAGGCGCATTCGGCGGCTGGCGTGCCGCCCGGCTCAGCCCGGCGGAAGCGCTGCGGTCGGTCGCATGA
- a CDS encoding ABC transporter ATP-binding protein — protein sequence MTIADLEPTTPRREDEHPLYRVAGVTRTYTQKGRIVKALTGVDLDIMPGEFVTIQGPTGGGKSTLLQLLGALDTPSTGSLLLDGRELASASAKELGRIRAEEIGFVFQGFNLIPTLTATENVDMALEPLGLDRAQRRTRVAEALAHVGLDDRGDHLPTELSGGQQQRVAIARAIVKRPRVLLADEPTGNLDESMRDEILTLLESLCAEGITIIVVTHDSAVARHATRRLRLTKGVVQDITK from the coding sequence ATGACCATCGCAGACCTCGAGCCGACGACGCCACGACGCGAGGACGAGCACCCGCTCTACCGCGTGGCGGGCGTCACGCGGACGTACACGCAGAAGGGCCGCATCGTGAAGGCGCTCACCGGAGTGGACCTCGACATCATGCCCGGCGAGTTCGTCACGATCCAAGGGCCGACAGGCGGGGGGAAATCGACACTGCTGCAGCTGCTCGGGGCCCTCGACACGCCGTCGACCGGTTCGCTCCTGCTCGACGGCAGAGAGCTCGCATCGGCTTCGGCGAAGGAGCTCGGCCGCATCAGGGCGGAGGAGATCGGGTTCGTGTTCCAGGGGTTCAACCTGATCCCCACGCTCACCGCCACGGAGAACGTGGACATGGCGCTCGAGCCCCTCGGTCTCGACAGGGCGCAGCGCCGCACCAGGGTGGCCGAGGCGCTCGCCCACGTCGGGCTCGACGACAGGGGCGACCATCTGCCCACCGAGCTCTCCGGAGGGCAGCAGCAGCGCGTCGCGATCGCACGCGCCATCGTGAAGAGGCCGCGCGTTCTCCTCGCCGACGAGCCGACGGGCAATCTCGACGAGAGCATGCGCGACGAGATCCTGACGCTGCTCGAATCGCTGTGCGCCGAGGGGATCACGATCATCGTCGTGACGCACGATTCGGCGGTCGCGCGTCATGCGACACGGCGGCTGCGTCTGACGAAGGGCGTGGTGCAGGACATCACGAAGTAG
- the gndA gene encoding NADP-dependent phosphogluconate dehydrogenase, whose amino-acid sequence MPEASANIGVVGLAVMGSNLARNLASREGNTVAIFNRSYEKTQTLLDEHPEAGFVPARTYQEFADSLQKPRTAIIMVKAGGPTDAVIDSLVEVFEPGDIIVDGGNAYFPDTIRREKAVRETGINFVGAGISGGEEGALTGPSIMPGGSDESWITLGPILKSIAAIAEGEPCVTHVGHDGAGHFVKMVHNGIEYADMQLIAEAYDLIRRGTGKSPAEIAEIFAEWNKGELESYLIEITAEVLRQVDASTGQPLVDVILDQAGAKGTGAWTVQTALSLGVPVSGIAEATFARSLSSHPEQRAVSRDLPGPEEEFSVEDTEAFIEDVRLALYASKIVAYSQGFDEIRAGAAEYGWNIDLGAISKIWRGGCIIRAQFLNRIADAYAETPDLPVLLTAPYFTEAITRAQAPWRRVVIAAAEAGIPAPAFSSSLSYYDGIRADRLPAALVQGQRDFFGAHTYKRVDKPGTFHTLWSGDRTEIEAEDTH is encoded by the coding sequence GTGCCCGAAGCATCAGCGAACATCGGAGTCGTCGGACTCGCCGTTATGGGATCGAACCTCGCCCGCAACCTCGCCAGCCGCGAGGGGAACACGGTGGCGATCTTCAACCGCAGCTACGAGAAGACCCAGACGCTCCTCGACGAGCACCCCGAGGCCGGCTTCGTTCCGGCCCGCACCTACCAGGAGTTCGCCGACTCGCTGCAGAAGCCGCGTACCGCGATCATCATGGTCAAGGCCGGCGGCCCGACCGACGCCGTGATCGACTCGCTGGTCGAGGTCTTCGAGCCCGGTGACATCATCGTCGACGGTGGCAACGCCTACTTCCCCGACACCATCCGTCGCGAGAAGGCCGTGCGCGAGACCGGCATCAACTTCGTCGGCGCCGGCATCTCCGGCGGCGAGGAGGGCGCCCTCACCGGCCCCTCGATCATGCCCGGCGGCTCCGACGAGTCCTGGATCACGCTCGGACCGATCCTGAAGTCGATCGCCGCGATCGCCGAGGGCGAGCCGTGCGTCACCCACGTCGGCCACGACGGCGCCGGTCACTTCGTCAAGATGGTGCACAACGGCATCGAGTACGCCGACATGCAGCTGATCGCCGAGGCCTACGACCTCATCCGTCGCGGCACCGGCAAGTCGCCGGCCGAGATCGCCGAGATCTTCGCCGAGTGGAACAAGGGCGAGCTCGAGTCGTACCTGATCGAGATCACCGCCGAGGTGCTCCGCCAGGTGGACGCCTCCACCGGCCAGCCGCTGGTCGACGTGATCCTCGACCAGGCAGGAGCCAAGGGCACCGGCGCCTGGACCGTGCAGACCGCACTGTCCCTGGGCGTCCCCGTCTCGGGCATCGCCGAAGCGACCTTCGCCCGCTCGCTCTCCTCGCACCCCGAGCAGCGCGCCGTGTCGCGCGACCTCCCCGGCCCCGAGGAGGAGTTCTCCGTCGAGGACACCGAGGCGTTCATCGAAGACGTGCGCCTCGCGCTCTACGCGTCGAAGATCGTCGCCTACTCGCAGGGCTTCGACGAGATCCGCGCGGGTGCGGCCGAGTACGGCTGGAACATCGACCTCGGCGCGATCTCGAAGATCTGGCGCGGCGGCTGCATCATCCGCGCCCAGTTCCTCAACCGCATCGCGGACGCCTACGCCGAGACCCCCGACCTGCCTGTGCTGCTGACCGCTCCGTACTTCACCGAGGCGATCACCCGCGCCCAGGCGCCGTGGCGCCGCGTCGTGATCGCGGCCGCCGAGGCCGGCATCCCCGCGCCCGCGTTCTCGTCGTCGCTGTCGTACTACGACGGCATCCGCGCCGACCGCCTCCCCGCAGCGCTCGTGCAGGGTCAGCGCGACTTCTTCGGCGCGCACACCTACAAGCGCGTCGACAAGCCGGGCACCTTCCACACGCTGTGGTCGGGCGACCGCACCGAGATCGAGGCGGAAGACACGCACTGA
- a CDS encoding NAD(P)-dependent oxidoreductase encodes MNISSVTVGVVGLGAMGRPMADHLLAAHGRLVVHARRPQPELLAAGASWAQTPRELASRVDVLLMMLPDLPPFEAMLDGPDGLLADAGDLLILIGSTSSAPAVRAFAERVSDQTDGRVRVVDCPVSGGEDGAIAGTLSIMLGGAPDDAAVAAEVLAPCGTPVLLGPLGAGEVAKACNQLVVSATIMALGEATVLADRSGLDLDALWSLLSGGYAGSRLLDSRREKLITGDDSPSGIARYMVKDLGFAADIADATGTSPVLLPALRAAFDELVAAGLGDRDIAVSRRFIASRDTGGH; translated from the coding sequence ATGAACATCTCATCCGTCACCGTCGGCGTCGTGGGCCTCGGCGCCATGGGCCGCCCCATGGCCGACCACCTGCTCGCCGCACACGGCCGGCTCGTCGTCCACGCGCGGCGCCCGCAGCCGGAACTGCTGGCCGCCGGAGCCTCCTGGGCGCAGACGCCACGCGAGCTCGCCTCCAGAGTAGACGTCCTGCTCATGATGCTGCCGGACCTCCCTCCGTTCGAGGCCATGCTCGACGGCCCTGACGGGCTGCTCGCCGATGCCGGCGACCTGCTCATCCTCATCGGATCCACCTCCTCGGCACCCGCCGTCCGCGCGTTCGCGGAGCGTGTCTCGGACCAGACGGACGGCCGGGTACGTGTCGTGGACTGCCCGGTCTCGGGCGGCGAGGACGGGGCGATCGCCGGAACCCTCTCGATCATGCTCGGCGGCGCCCCGGACGACGCGGCCGTCGCGGCAGAGGTGCTCGCCCCCTGCGGCACACCCGTCCTGCTCGGCCCGCTCGGCGCCGGCGAGGTCGCCAAGGCCTGCAACCAGCTCGTGGTCTCCGCGACGATCATGGCGCTCGGGGAGGCCACCGTGCTCGCCGACCGCTCCGGCCTCGATCTCGACGCGTTGTGGTCGCTGCTGTCGGGCGGATACGCCGGATCGCGGCTGCTGGACAGCCGTCGCGAGAAGCTCATCACCGGCGACGACTCCCCCAGCGGCATCGCGCGGTACATGGTGAAGGACCTCGGCTTCGCGGCCGACATCGCCGATGCCACCGGCACCTCCCCCGTCCTGCTGCCCGCCCTGCGCGCGGCCTTCGACGAGCTGGTCGCCGCAGGTCTCGGCGACCGCGACATCGCCGTGTCACGACGCTTCATCGCCTCTCGTGACACAGGTGGCCACTGA